Proteins from a single region of Neodiprion virginianus isolate iyNeoVirg1 chromosome 4, iyNeoVirg1.1, whole genome shotgun sequence:
- the LOC124301941 gene encoding mediator of RNA polymerase II transcription subunit 16 isoform X1, giving the protein MDLIYAVNRKNVKSSLGTERFCDGHSLCSLSSRNVAAFTTTTELDDFNGRTWGSHVYICDLNMPWHSHKVLSNKTNITALEWDLPGDKLVIADESGSIQLWTFKDHILNDWMLIGSACFPGEHVLSAAWFHNGKKIGLVAEKKDSIYYNDKFNHLRFAPSVRQFGGRAAEGVLVVSTTGMVGAVMISKDSPSQVCFATESLGSTRHRITAVDICYGKNGHYLVAVSSGSVALPIRCYRVSVRKSDEKCYITSQALPSFFLHDSVIQDNMYTKVTHLKFVVREDADSLIVAANGDNGGLVEVWELREKSQTVHKLFQPKTLESFKTVVWQNQSQYQCKSPVVAVTTTKLAIVTTLPPPSCVIIALADSSIHYLNRDCLKEIALASLNMPWRQDEPSNKFQRLTLSISHIDISWLGGILLVIDTQGTLYLYRLLLDGGPSMTLGYACTMLEYCLVTGLDCLDLLLCLRSSMIETLCERLDLSYNRQLAPIQQFYYVQFLCIKTCLFRMLSAGQSKAADLSSLLMIHSVATAFKSLLRPSALISHDKGPAESLAAVITEPITDVDKVMFHLDPKEFTVEPITLQSLQQLIQWVADMALNLLARLPEQRTQLKSGGVGIYELLKDYKALNTLRELLVIIRIWGLLRPSCLPVFLRNTDNLDALPLLFRLLSRLVQLNGENQQQQIDEGLIDECCHLPNQIMIPQLHQASSITAIATPMLFCQNLPLQLEFGVEPELLVFVPELNPIEGCMHTGQVLDSIRHLYLGKQPLLVKQCSRCGGKAQVQNMMRTAAIRAWDQRWARTCRCGGLWRIRRMSQ; this is encoded by the exons ATGGATCTTATTTATGCTgttaatagaaaaaatgtgaaatctAGCCTTGGTACCGAGAG GTTTTGCGATGGACACTCGTTGTGTTCATTATCCAGCCGTAATGTTGCTGCCTTTACAACCACCACTGAATTGGATGATTTCAATGGAAGAACCTGGGGATCTCATGTTTATATTTGCGACCTGAATATGCCATGGCATTCGCATAA AGTATTATCAAATAAAACCAACATCACTGCCCTAGAGTGGGATTTGCCAGGTGATAAATTGGTCATTGCCGATGAATCGGGAAGCATTCAGTTATGGACCTTTAAGGACCACATACTGAATGACTGGATGCTGATTGGGTCTGCGTGCTTTCCTGGAGAACATGTTCTCAGTGCCGCCTGGTTTCACAATGGCAAAAAG ATCGGGCTAGTCGCAGAAAAGAAAGACAGCATTTACTACAATGACAAATTCAACCACCTGAGATTCGCCCCTTCTGTAAGGCAGTTTGGTGGGCGCGCAGCCGAAGGAGTTTTAGTTGTGTCGACTACAGGGATGGTCGGAGCTGTAATGATATCAAAAGATTCCCCGAGCCAAGTTTGTTTTGCGACAGAAAGCCTCGGAAGTACGCGACACAGAATAACTGCCGTAGacatttgttacggtaaaa ATGGACACTATCTAGTGGCGGTGAGCAGCGGCAGTGTTGCGCTACCAATTAGGTGCTACAGAGTATCCGTTAgaaaaagtgatgaaaaatgttacatcACTTCGCAGGCActtccaagtttttttctgcATGACAGCGTCATCCAGGATAATATGT ACACAAAAGTAACTCACTTGAAATTTGTGGTCCGAGAGGATGCTGATTCTTTAATTGTTGCTGCGAATGGAGACAATGGAGGGCTCGTCGAAGTCTGGGAGCTTAGGGAGAAATCTCAAACTGTGCATAAACTTTTTCAACCAAAAACCCTCGAGTCATTCAAAACTGTT GTTTGGCAGAATCAGTCTCAGTACCAATGCAAATCTCCGGTTGTAGCTGTAACTACAACTAAACTGGCAATCGTTACGACGTTGCCACCACCCAGCTGTGTGATAATTGCGTTGGCAGATTCCTCCATACATTACCTCAACCGCGACTGTCTGAAAGAAATCGCTTTGGCATCTTTAAACATGCCTTGGCGACAGGATGAACCGAGCAATAAATTCCAAAGGCTTACACTCTCCATATCTCATATCGACATCTCATGGTTAGGTGGAATTCTTCTCGTTATTGATACCCAAGGCACCCTCTACCTTTACAGACTACTTTTAGATGGCG GTCCTTCGATGACACTAGGTTATGCTTGTACAATGCTAGAGTATTGCCTCGTCACTGGACTCGATTGCTTGGATTTACTTCTCTGCTTAAGATCCTCGATGATTGAAACCCTGTGTGAACGCCTTGACTTATCGTACAACAGACAACTAGCCCCTATCCAACAATTCTACTATGTTCAGTTCCTCTGCATTAAAACTTGTCTCTTCAG AATGCTATCAGCTGGTCAGTCCAAAGCAGCAGATCTGTCATCTTTGCTGATGATACATTCGGTAGCGACAGCATTTAAGTCTCTGCTAAGACCATCAGCGCTCATTTCTCATGACAAAGGGCCAGCCGAGAGTCTAGCAGCAGTTATTACAGAACCTATTACAGATGTCGATAAG GTGATGTTCCATTTGGATCCGAAGGAATTCACGGTGGAACCAATCACTCTACAATCGCTGCAGCAACTAATTCAATGGGTCGCCGACATGGCTCTAAATCTCCTTGCTCGATTACCAGAACAACGTACGCAGCTCAAGTCTGGCGGGGTTggtatt tACGAACTTCTTAAGGACTACAAAGCGTTGAACACTCTTCGCGAGCTGCTCGTAATTATTCGGATATGGGGCTTACTACGTCCGTCATGTTTACCTGTTTTCCTTCGAAACACAGACAATCTGGATGCGTTGCCGCTGCTGTTCAGATTACTGTCTCGACTAGTTCAACTCAACGGAGAAAATCAGCAGCAGCAAATTGACGAAGGATTAATCG ACGAATGCTGTCACTTACCAAACCAGATAATGATACCACAACTACACCAAGCGAGCAGCATCACCGCCATAGCGACACCCATGCTATTTTGTCAGAATCTTCCTCTTCag TTGGAATTCGGTGTCGAACCTGAGCTATTGGTGTTTGTACCAGAGTTGAATCCAATCGAAGGTTGCATGCACACAGGTCAAGTACTGGACAGCATTCGTCACTTATATCTAGGAAAGCAGCCTCTTCTGGTAAAACAATGCTCGAG GTGTGGGGGAAAAGCTCAAGTACAAAATATGATGAGAACTGCGGCTATTCGGGCTTGGGATCAAAGATGGGCACGGACCTGTAGATGCGGAGGACTGTGGCGAATTCGCCGAATGTCTCAGTAA
- the LOC124301941 gene encoding mediator of RNA polymerase II transcription subunit 16 isoform X2, whose translation MDLIYAVNRKNVKSSLGTERFCDGHSLCSLSSRNVAAFTTTTELDDFNGRTWGSHVYICDLNMPWHSHKVLSNKTNITALEWDLPGDKLVIADESGSIQLWTFKDHILNDWMLIGSACFPGEHVLSAAWFHNGKKIGLVAEKKDSIYYNDKFNHLRFAPSVRQFGGRAAEGVLVVSTTGMVGAVMISKDSPSQVCFATESLGSTRHRITAVDICYGKNGHYLVAVSSGSVALPIRCYRVSVRKSDEKCYITSQALPSFFLHDSVIQDNMYTKVTHLKFVVREDADSLIVAANGDNGGLVEVWELREKSQTVHKLFQPKTLESFKTVVWQNQSQYQCKSPVVAVTTTKLAIVTTLPPPSCVIIALADSSIHYLNRDCLKEIALASLNMPWRQDEPSNKFQRLTLSISHIDISWLGGILLVIDTQGTLYLYRLLLDGGPSMTLGYACTMLEYCLVTGLDCLDLLLCLRSSMIETLCERLDLSYNRQLAPIQQFYYVQFLCIKTCLFRMLSAGQSKAADLSSLLMIHSVATAFKSLLRPSALISHDKGPAESLAAVITEPITDVDKVMFHLDPKEFTVEPITLQSLQQLIQWVADMALNLLARLPEQRTQLKSGGYELLKDYKALNTLRELLVIIRIWGLLRPSCLPVFLRNTDNLDALPLLFRLLSRLVQLNGENQQQQIDEGLIDECCHLPNQIMIPQLHQASSITAIATPMLFCQNLPLQLEFGVEPELLVFVPELNPIEGCMHTGQVLDSIRHLYLGKQPLLVKQCSRCGGKAQVQNMMRTAAIRAWDQRWARTCRCGGLWRIRRMSQ comes from the exons ATGGATCTTATTTATGCTgttaatagaaaaaatgtgaaatctAGCCTTGGTACCGAGAG GTTTTGCGATGGACACTCGTTGTGTTCATTATCCAGCCGTAATGTTGCTGCCTTTACAACCACCACTGAATTGGATGATTTCAATGGAAGAACCTGGGGATCTCATGTTTATATTTGCGACCTGAATATGCCATGGCATTCGCATAA AGTATTATCAAATAAAACCAACATCACTGCCCTAGAGTGGGATTTGCCAGGTGATAAATTGGTCATTGCCGATGAATCGGGAAGCATTCAGTTATGGACCTTTAAGGACCACATACTGAATGACTGGATGCTGATTGGGTCTGCGTGCTTTCCTGGAGAACATGTTCTCAGTGCCGCCTGGTTTCACAATGGCAAAAAG ATCGGGCTAGTCGCAGAAAAGAAAGACAGCATTTACTACAATGACAAATTCAACCACCTGAGATTCGCCCCTTCTGTAAGGCAGTTTGGTGGGCGCGCAGCCGAAGGAGTTTTAGTTGTGTCGACTACAGGGATGGTCGGAGCTGTAATGATATCAAAAGATTCCCCGAGCCAAGTTTGTTTTGCGACAGAAAGCCTCGGAAGTACGCGACACAGAATAACTGCCGTAGacatttgttacggtaaaa ATGGACACTATCTAGTGGCGGTGAGCAGCGGCAGTGTTGCGCTACCAATTAGGTGCTACAGAGTATCCGTTAgaaaaagtgatgaaaaatgttacatcACTTCGCAGGCActtccaagtttttttctgcATGACAGCGTCATCCAGGATAATATGT ACACAAAAGTAACTCACTTGAAATTTGTGGTCCGAGAGGATGCTGATTCTTTAATTGTTGCTGCGAATGGAGACAATGGAGGGCTCGTCGAAGTCTGGGAGCTTAGGGAGAAATCTCAAACTGTGCATAAACTTTTTCAACCAAAAACCCTCGAGTCATTCAAAACTGTT GTTTGGCAGAATCAGTCTCAGTACCAATGCAAATCTCCGGTTGTAGCTGTAACTACAACTAAACTGGCAATCGTTACGACGTTGCCACCACCCAGCTGTGTGATAATTGCGTTGGCAGATTCCTCCATACATTACCTCAACCGCGACTGTCTGAAAGAAATCGCTTTGGCATCTTTAAACATGCCTTGGCGACAGGATGAACCGAGCAATAAATTCCAAAGGCTTACACTCTCCATATCTCATATCGACATCTCATGGTTAGGTGGAATTCTTCTCGTTATTGATACCCAAGGCACCCTCTACCTTTACAGACTACTTTTAGATGGCG GTCCTTCGATGACACTAGGTTATGCTTGTACAATGCTAGAGTATTGCCTCGTCACTGGACTCGATTGCTTGGATTTACTTCTCTGCTTAAGATCCTCGATGATTGAAACCCTGTGTGAACGCCTTGACTTATCGTACAACAGACAACTAGCCCCTATCCAACAATTCTACTATGTTCAGTTCCTCTGCATTAAAACTTGTCTCTTCAG AATGCTATCAGCTGGTCAGTCCAAAGCAGCAGATCTGTCATCTTTGCTGATGATACATTCGGTAGCGACAGCATTTAAGTCTCTGCTAAGACCATCAGCGCTCATTTCTCATGACAAAGGGCCAGCCGAGAGTCTAGCAGCAGTTATTACAGAACCTATTACAGATGTCGATAAG GTGATGTTCCATTTGGATCCGAAGGAATTCACGGTGGAACCAATCACTCTACAATCGCTGCAGCAACTAATTCAATGGGTCGCCGACATGGCTCTAAATCTCCTTGCTCGATTACCAGAACAACGTACGCAGCTCAAGTCTGGCGGG tACGAACTTCTTAAGGACTACAAAGCGTTGAACACTCTTCGCGAGCTGCTCGTAATTATTCGGATATGGGGCTTACTACGTCCGTCATGTTTACCTGTTTTCCTTCGAAACACAGACAATCTGGATGCGTTGCCGCTGCTGTTCAGATTACTGTCTCGACTAGTTCAACTCAACGGAGAAAATCAGCAGCAGCAAATTGACGAAGGATTAATCG ACGAATGCTGTCACTTACCAAACCAGATAATGATACCACAACTACACCAAGCGAGCAGCATCACCGCCATAGCGACACCCATGCTATTTTGTCAGAATCTTCCTCTTCag TTGGAATTCGGTGTCGAACCTGAGCTATTGGTGTTTGTACCAGAGTTGAATCCAATCGAAGGTTGCATGCACACAGGTCAAGTACTGGACAGCATTCGTCACTTATATCTAGGAAAGCAGCCTCTTCTGGTAAAACAATGCTCGAG GTGTGGGGGAAAAGCTCAAGTACAAAATATGATGAGAACTGCGGCTATTCGGGCTTGGGATCAAAGATGGGCACGGACCTGTAGATGCGGAGGACTGTGGCGAATTCGCCGAATGTCTCAGTAA
- the LOC124301941 gene encoding mediator of RNA polymerase II transcription subunit 16 isoform X3 — protein sequence MFSVPPGFTMAKSLCFFINAKIGLVAEKKDSIYYNDKFNHLRFAPSVRQFGGRAAEGVLVVSTTGMVGAVMISKDSPSQVCFATESLGSTRHRITAVDICYGKNGHYLVAVSSGSVALPIRCYRVSVRKSDEKCYITSQALPSFFLHDSVIQDNMYTKVTHLKFVVREDADSLIVAANGDNGGLVEVWELREKSQTVHKLFQPKTLESFKTVVWQNQSQYQCKSPVVAVTTTKLAIVTTLPPPSCVIIALADSSIHYLNRDCLKEIALASLNMPWRQDEPSNKFQRLTLSISHIDISWLGGILLVIDTQGTLYLYRLLLDGGPSMTLGYACTMLEYCLVTGLDCLDLLLCLRSSMIETLCERLDLSYNRQLAPIQQFYYVQFLCIKTCLFRMLSAGQSKAADLSSLLMIHSVATAFKSLLRPSALISHDKGPAESLAAVITEPITDVDKVMFHLDPKEFTVEPITLQSLQQLIQWVADMALNLLARLPEQRTQLKSGGVGIYELLKDYKALNTLRELLVIIRIWGLLRPSCLPVFLRNTDNLDALPLLFRLLSRLVQLNGENQQQQIDEGLIDECCHLPNQIMIPQLHQASSITAIATPMLFCQNLPLQLEFGVEPELLVFVPELNPIEGCMHTGQVLDSIRHLYLGKQPLLVKQCSRCGGKAQVQNMMRTAAIRAWDQRWARTCRCGGLWRIRRMSQ from the exons ATGTTCTCAGTGCCGCCTGGTTTCACAATGGCAAAAAG TCTATGTTTCTTCATCAATGCCAAGATCGGGCTAGTCGCAGAAAAGAAAGACAGCATTTACTACAATGACAAATTCAACCACCTGAGATTCGCCCCTTCTGTAAGGCAGTTTGGTGGGCGCGCAGCCGAAGGAGTTTTAGTTGTGTCGACTACAGGGATGGTCGGAGCTGTAATGATATCAAAAGATTCCCCGAGCCAAGTTTGTTTTGCGACAGAAAGCCTCGGAAGTACGCGACACAGAATAACTGCCGTAGacatttgttacggtaaaa ATGGACACTATCTAGTGGCGGTGAGCAGCGGCAGTGTTGCGCTACCAATTAGGTGCTACAGAGTATCCGTTAgaaaaagtgatgaaaaatgttacatcACTTCGCAGGCActtccaagtttttttctgcATGACAGCGTCATCCAGGATAATATGT ACACAAAAGTAACTCACTTGAAATTTGTGGTCCGAGAGGATGCTGATTCTTTAATTGTTGCTGCGAATGGAGACAATGGAGGGCTCGTCGAAGTCTGGGAGCTTAGGGAGAAATCTCAAACTGTGCATAAACTTTTTCAACCAAAAACCCTCGAGTCATTCAAAACTGTT GTTTGGCAGAATCAGTCTCAGTACCAATGCAAATCTCCGGTTGTAGCTGTAACTACAACTAAACTGGCAATCGTTACGACGTTGCCACCACCCAGCTGTGTGATAATTGCGTTGGCAGATTCCTCCATACATTACCTCAACCGCGACTGTCTGAAAGAAATCGCTTTGGCATCTTTAAACATGCCTTGGCGACAGGATGAACCGAGCAATAAATTCCAAAGGCTTACACTCTCCATATCTCATATCGACATCTCATGGTTAGGTGGAATTCTTCTCGTTATTGATACCCAAGGCACCCTCTACCTTTACAGACTACTTTTAGATGGCG GTCCTTCGATGACACTAGGTTATGCTTGTACAATGCTAGAGTATTGCCTCGTCACTGGACTCGATTGCTTGGATTTACTTCTCTGCTTAAGATCCTCGATGATTGAAACCCTGTGTGAACGCCTTGACTTATCGTACAACAGACAACTAGCCCCTATCCAACAATTCTACTATGTTCAGTTCCTCTGCATTAAAACTTGTCTCTTCAG AATGCTATCAGCTGGTCAGTCCAAAGCAGCAGATCTGTCATCTTTGCTGATGATACATTCGGTAGCGACAGCATTTAAGTCTCTGCTAAGACCATCAGCGCTCATTTCTCATGACAAAGGGCCAGCCGAGAGTCTAGCAGCAGTTATTACAGAACCTATTACAGATGTCGATAAG GTGATGTTCCATTTGGATCCGAAGGAATTCACGGTGGAACCAATCACTCTACAATCGCTGCAGCAACTAATTCAATGGGTCGCCGACATGGCTCTAAATCTCCTTGCTCGATTACCAGAACAACGTACGCAGCTCAAGTCTGGCGGGGTTggtatt tACGAACTTCTTAAGGACTACAAAGCGTTGAACACTCTTCGCGAGCTGCTCGTAATTATTCGGATATGGGGCTTACTACGTCCGTCATGTTTACCTGTTTTCCTTCGAAACACAGACAATCTGGATGCGTTGCCGCTGCTGTTCAGATTACTGTCTCGACTAGTTCAACTCAACGGAGAAAATCAGCAGCAGCAAATTGACGAAGGATTAATCG ACGAATGCTGTCACTTACCAAACCAGATAATGATACCACAACTACACCAAGCGAGCAGCATCACCGCCATAGCGACACCCATGCTATTTTGTCAGAATCTTCCTCTTCag TTGGAATTCGGTGTCGAACCTGAGCTATTGGTGTTTGTACCAGAGTTGAATCCAATCGAAGGTTGCATGCACACAGGTCAAGTACTGGACAGCATTCGTCACTTATATCTAGGAAAGCAGCCTCTTCTGGTAAAACAATGCTCGAG GTGTGGGGGAAAAGCTCAAGTACAAAATATGATGAGAACTGCGGCTATTCGGGCTTGGGATCAAAGATGGGCACGGACCTGTAGATGCGGAGGACTGTGGCGAATTCGCCGAATGTCTCAGTAA
- the LOC124301944 gene encoding aspartate--tRNA ligase, cytoplasmic: protein MGGNKPEEAAREGEDASKKALKKQQKDAKKIAAKAERQAQLQSVQQDAANEEDISVGKYGQPAMIQSVDKHKDRKFTHVQDLNPNIAGQIIWLRGRLHTSRAKGKQCFLILREQSYTVQGLVAVNDEISKQMVKFASNITKESIIDVEATVKTVAKIESCTQKDVELHIKQIFTVSAAKAQLPLLIEDASRSVKAEESEGLNIKVNQDTRLDNRILDLRTPANQAIFRVEAGVCKLFRDVLTKKGFVEIHTPKIISAASEGGANVFTVSYFKGSAYLAQSPQLYKQMAIAADFDKVFTVGAVFRAEDSNTHRHLTEFVGLDLEMAFKYHYHEVVETIGQMFTEIFKGLRDQYAAEIKAVSEQFPVEPFTFLDPPLRLEFHQAISLLAEAGVTIGPEDDLSTPDEKLLGKLVKAKYDTDFYILDKYPLAVRPFYTMPDPRNNGTSNSYDMFMRGEEILSGAQRIHDPDFLVERAKVHNIDIEKIKAYIDAFRFGCPPHAGGGIGMERVVMLYLGLDNIRKTSMFPRDPKRITP from the exons ATGGGCGGTAACAAGCCAGAGGAAGCTGCTCGCGAAGG aGAAGATGCGTCAAAGAAGGCTCTCAAAAAGCAGCAGAAAGATGCAAAAAAGATAGCTGCCAAGGCTGAGCGGCAAGCACAACTA CAATCGGTGCAGCAAGATGCTGCAAACGAGGAAGATATCTCTGTCGGAAAATATGGACAGCCAGCGATGATTCAGAGTGTAGATAAACACAAGGACAGAAAGTTCACTCATGTCCAGGATCTGAATCCCAATATCGCTGGTCAGATTATCTGGCTCAGAGGACGATTACACACAAGCAGAGCTAAGG GAAAACAGTGTTTTCTAATACTCAGAGAGCAGTCCTACACAGTTCAAGGACTCGTCGCTGTAAATGACGAAATCAGTAAGCAAATGGTCAAGTTTGCATCAAA CATTACCAAGGAGTCTATAATCGATGTCGAAGCAACAGTGAAGACTGTGGCTAAAATCGAGTCCTGCACTCAGAAAGATGTAGAACTCCACATCAAGCAGATATTTACTGTCAGTGCCGCCAAGGCTCAGCTACCCCTTCTGATTGAAGATGCGTCCAGGTCTGTCAAGGCAGAAGAATCTGAAGGGCTGAACATAAAGGTGAACCAAGACACTCGTCTGGACAACCGGATTCTCGATCTGCGTACCCCGGCTAATCAGGCGATCTTTAGAGTCGAAGCTGGGGTCTGCAAGCTATTCAGGGATGTATTAACTAAAAAG GGGTTTGTGGAAATTCATACGCCAAAGATCATATCAGCTGCCAGCGAAGGTGGAGCCAATGTTTTCACCGTCTCGTACTTCAAAGGGTCTGCATATTTGGCTCAGTCACCTCAGCTCTACAAGCAGATGGCCATTGCCGCTGACTTTGACAAGGTGTTCACCGTCGGAGCTG TTTTTCGAGCGGAGGATTCAAACACCCATAGACATTTGACGGAGTTTGTGGGATTAGATTTAGAAATGGCATTCAAATACCATTATCATGAAGTGGTTGAAACTATCGGCCAAATGTTCACCGAGATATTCAAAGGACTTCGCGACCA ATATGCCGCCGAGATTAAAGCCGTCAGCGAACAATTCCCTGTGGAGCCATTCACTTTTCTAGATCCTCCACTCAGATTGGAATTTCATCAAGCAATAAGTTTGCTAGCAGAGGCTGGTGTCACGATCGGTCCAGAAGACGATTTATCGACTCCGGATGAAAAATTACTGGGCAAACTCGTCAAGGCGAAA TATGACACGGACTTTTACATACTCGATAAATATCCGCTAGCTGTCAGGCCGTTCTACACCATGCCAGACCCGAGAAATAAC GGGACTTCAAATTCTTATGACATGTTCATGCGCGGTGAGGAAATTCTTTCAGGTGCTCAACGTATTCATGATCCCGATTTTCTCGTTGAAAGAGCGAAAGTTCACAACATAG ATATCGAGAAGATAAAAGCCTACATAGATGCGTTCAGATTCGGTTGCCCGCCTCACGCCGGTGGCGGTATTGGAATGGAACGCGTTGTGATGCTCTACCTTGGCTTGGACAATATTCGAAAAACGTCAATGTTCCCACGCGACCCCAAGCGCATAACGCCTTAG